One Fundulus heteroclitus isolate FHET01 unplaced genomic scaffold, MU-UCD_Fhet_4.1 scaffold_99, whole genome shotgun sequence DNA segment encodes these proteins:
- the sdsl gene encoding serine dehydratase-like isoform X2 produces the protein MAERFHLNTPLLESVSMSQKVGTTVYLKMENSQPSGSFKIRGIGHLCQQVWDEANAEALRLAETEGLTFVPPFDHPLLWEGHASLVAEAAASLGPGGKPGAVLLSVGGGGLLCGVIQGLKDAGWTDVPVIAMETVGADCLNAAIKAGKVVTLHDITSEAKCLGAKTVCQRAFEHSQSGEPTIISELVTDQEALQAVLTFLDEERVLVEMACGAALAAVYSGLIARLQSQGRLPAPLRPLLVVVCGGSSINMEQLSILRQKLQA, from the exons ATGGCCGAGCGTTTCCACCTCAACACCCCGCTGCTGGAGAGCGTCAGCATGTCCCAGAAGGTGGGAACCACCGTGTACCTGAAGATGGAGAACTCACAGCCCTCTGGTTCCTTCAAGATCCGTGGGATCGGACACCTCTGCCAGCAG GTTTGGGACGAGGCCAACGCAGAAGCTCTCAGGCTGgcagagacagaaggactgaCCTTCGTTCCTCCGTTTGACCACCCGCTGCTCTG GGAGGGCCACGCCTCTCTGGTGGCCGAGGCCGCCGCCTCCCTGGGGCCCGGCGGGAAGCCCGGCGCCGTCCTGCTCTCTGTGGGGGGGGGAGGACTGCTGTGTGGGGTCATCCAGGGCCTGAAGGACGCCGGCTGGACGGATGTGCCCGTCATCGCCATGGAAACGGTGGGGGCAGACTGCCTGAACGCCGCCATCAAGGCGGGGAAGGTGGTGACTCTGCACGACATCACCAG CGAGGCCAAGTGTCTCGGAGCAAAGACGGTCTGCCAGAGAGCCTTTGAGCACAGCCAGAGCGGCGAGCCGACCATCATCTCAGAGCTGGTGACGGACCAGGAGGCGCTGCAGGCCGTCCTCACCTTCCTGG ATGAGGAGCGCGTTCTGGTGGAGATGGCCTGTGGAGCAGCGCTGGCAGCCGTCTACAGCGGACTGATAGCCAGATTACAGAGCCAAG GTCGCCTGCCAGCTCCCTTGCGTcccctgctggtggtggtgtgcGGCGGCAGCAGCATCAACATGGAGCAGCTGAGCATCCTCAGACAGAAGCTGCAGGCCTAA
- the sdsl gene encoding serine dehydratase-like isoform X1 yields MAERFHLNTPLLESVSMSQKVGTTVYLKMENSQPSGSFKIRGIGHLCQQLATRSRGVVCSSGGNAGMAAAYVARKMGLPATIVVPSSTPQLVVRRLQDQGAAVRIVGKVWDEANAEALRLAETEGLTFVPPFDHPLLWEGHASLVAEAAASLGPGGKPGAVLLSVGGGGLLCGVIQGLKDAGWTDVPVIAMETVGADCLNAAIKAGKVVTLHDITSEAKCLGAKTVCQRAFEHSQSGEPTIISELVTDQEALQAVLTFLDEERVLVEMACGAALAAVYSGLIARLQSQGRLPAPLRPLLVVVCGGSSINMEQLSILRQKLQA; encoded by the exons ATGGCCGAGCGTTTCCACCTCAACACCCCGCTGCTGGAGAGCGTCAGCATGTCCCAGAAGGTGGGAACCACCGTGTACCTGAAGATGGAGAACTCACAGCCCTCTGGTTCCTTCAAGATCCGTGGGATCGGACACCTCTGCCAGCAG CTCGCCACGCGGTCCAGAGGAGTGGTCTGCTCTTCAG GGGGGAACGCCGGCATGGCGGCCGCCTACGTGGCCAGGAAGATGGGGCTTCCAGCTACCATCGTGGTTCCCTCCTCCACCCCTCAGCTGGTGGTCAGGAGACTCCAGGACCAAGGTGCTGCTGTCAGGATCGTGGGGAAG GTTTGGGACGAGGCCAACGCAGAAGCTCTCAGGCTGgcagagacagaaggactgaCCTTCGTTCCTCCGTTTGACCACCCGCTGCTCTG GGAGGGCCACGCCTCTCTGGTGGCCGAGGCCGCCGCCTCCCTGGGGCCCGGCGGGAAGCCCGGCGCCGTCCTGCTCTCTGTGGGGGGGGGAGGACTGCTGTGTGGGGTCATCCAGGGCCTGAAGGACGCCGGCTGGACGGATGTGCCCGTCATCGCCATGGAAACGGTGGGGGCAGACTGCCTGAACGCCGCCATCAAGGCGGGGAAGGTGGTGACTCTGCACGACATCACCAG CGAGGCCAAGTGTCTCGGAGCAAAGACGGTCTGCCAGAGAGCCTTTGAGCACAGCCAGAGCGGCGAGCCGACCATCATCTCAGAGCTGGTGACGGACCAGGAGGCGCTGCAGGCCGTCCTCACCTTCCTGG ATGAGGAGCGCGTTCTGGTGGAGATGGCCTGTGGAGCAGCGCTGGCAGCCGTCTACAGCGGACTGATAGCCAGATTACAGAGCCAAG GTCGCCTGCCAGCTCCCTTGCGTcccctgctggtggtggtgtgcGGCGGCAGCAGCATCAACATGGAGCAGCTGAGCATCCTCAGACAGAAGCTGCAGGCCTAA